In Pyrus communis chromosome 15, drPyrComm1.1, whole genome shotgun sequence, the genomic stretch gaaGGGGAAGTTGTATTGGATTAAGGAATTTGTCAATAGTATCATGGGAAAATTAACATACAGACATGGTTAAATCACCCATActctataaaaaaacaataaaagacATTTAGGTAACAAGTACATAGTATCACTCTTAAGGGGTTCATAATACCAACCTCTTTCAATTTCCGTCCAAGCCGTAGTAGCTTATGCTTCATTCCAGGATCATCCTCAGCATCTGCGCGGTCCTGACACCGCGCATAGAAATGAGGCCGGATATCGTCCCATTCCTTACTGAAAGCTAATAATCTTCTCCAGTCAGTTGGAGTGGGCTTGTCAACCAAGAAAACCTCAATAAGCTTGTCACATATTCGGGCCATCTTGTGGTCATCCAATCCCCCAATCCCACCTTTCTCTTCCCCTTTCCCACCATTTCCACTGGGCTGATCTTCCACTGATATGGGATTAGAAGAATCAGAAACGGGCAACTCTTCTCCACTAGAGCAACTATTTGGCACTGCAGTTGTATCACCAACCGTAGCAGCAACAACAGAGGACCACCGTAACTTAACTGGTTCTCTAACTACTAAGTCACAACCTGGCAGTAGATGACAGATATCTGTTAAAAAACGActtcaaaacagcaacaaacacccTCAGCACAGATACAACAACAATTCTTCCTAAAAACTAACATGGTATTTCCCAATTCCTTTGATGCTTTCAGGACACGagttatatataaatatttttctcacTTCCGAATTTGACaaatgaaaacacacaaaatctTTGATAACACAGAAAGACAATTACTTGAATGCTTAGTGCTAATTAAAAATACCCAGTTTATGAGAAATCGAAAACAACATCCATCTGTTGCAGAGTGACTCCAAATCAGCAAAAACCCCTCATACCAGAAACAAAAATTGTGAATTTGGGACCCCAAACGAAGGATTAAAACGACAATTATTACACAAACCGATACCCCGTTCATGAAAAATTCCCGCTCATGAAGAATTAAGCAtgtaattttcaaataaaagaaGTATAAAGTGCGTACCTTTGGTGATTCTATAAGATACGGAGATAGATTTAGGGGAGGATCTgatggaggagagagaagagacgCGTTCTCTGGTGGCGGGTTTAGGGGCTCTGAGTGGGAAAGAACAAGACGGTTGGAGGGTGGCGGTGGAAACCTCCATGGATTTTGTACCAAATTAGTTTTGCTTGTCCGGGAGAAATGAGTGTGGGAAAAGAAATGGCAACGACAGAGGGTTTTTCACCTTTCAGGCAATGAACGAAGAGGGTTTTAGTGACGGGTCCCCTTTCTcgaatgtttatttatttattattgtagtaAATAACTACATTTTACCACCTCAACTTTAAAACATATAACAAActcgtacttttttttttaaacattgcaataaAAGGGCGTTGTGATTGGGCTACAGAGGTAACAACGGTGGTAGAGGCGGCAACAACGGTGATGGTGCAATTGTGTTATGGTGGTGTTCACTGTGGCGGCAAGTAGTTGTAGTGGTAGTGGTGGTGAGTATGGTTGTGGGGCAGTGGTGTGGTGATGGTAATAGCAATGGTAGTGTAAGAGGTTAGGGTTTGAAGTGGTAGGCCTTGTTCTCCAAGGATAAAATGTGTTTAGAAGGATAAGtaatgttattttttaaaattaatgagcgtattataagaattaaaaatattcaataaaaaatcaattttgctttttgttagaaattttttttaaagtaacttacagactatttttaaaaattgtgCTCGAAGATCATTGGTTTTAAAATAAGTaggatattttattttactcaaacatttttttactgTTTAACTTTAAAGTAAAACAGTTtttgataaatatatatatatatatatatatatatatatatatatatatatatatatatatatcaaagtaGGCCTTAGTGAAAAAACAACCAAGACAGAAAAATATGTTTAAAGCTTTATAATCCTCgaggaaataaaatcaaaaactaagaaaatacaTCATTTCgacaaaagaaaggaagaattaattaattttgcaattatgaaatttatttgttacttagtactacagtttagctgtatttctcttttcttgACTTAATAAATGAAAGATTTTAAGTTCAAGTCTcgtcaaaaataaatttgaaccacattattattagtcCGACTTTGAAATaagaatttcattaaaaattaattcccAACCCGATAAGCCCACAAGAATATTCAAAGTCCAAAACCCCGAGTGTGTAACTTTCATGTTTTCAGCCCACGGACTTCCCGCTCCCAGCGCTCCTCTCCTTTCCCTCTGAAAATCGCGGTTTCATTTCAATCTTCTTCTCCCTCTAAACCCCCAAATCAAAACTGTAACTTTCACCCAAACGTTTATTGCCCCTCACTGTAACTCCTTTGagatctctctctcctctcccttctctctctctgagcGGTTCGTCTCCAATCCAACCAATCGCGCGCGCTCTCACTCCCTCTCAGATCTGTGAGATTTCTCTCTCGTTTCTCCATCGCTTTGCGCTGATTTTTAGTTGATTCTCTGTAATTCGTTTGTTAATTGTTGAATTGGCTGCTGATTATATTTTTTTGCGTGTTTGTTTACTgagaaattgatgaaattaGGATGGAAATTGGAAAGTCATTTATTTGGTCAAAATAGTTGAAAATTCACATTTGCCTAATGCTATTTTGTTGGTTATTATTAACATTGGTACTTTTTTCTGGGACTGCAAAATTTGTACTGTAATTTTTTTCTCACTGAAGCTATTCATACCTTTGATTTTGACCTGTTTATTGGGCAGTAATTATACTATAAACGTGACTACAGACTACCTTCTGGGAAATTTTCTCAATTTCGGGTTCTTGTTGACGCTGTTGAGTTTACTTGTGGTAAAGCAGGACCCTTAATCAATGCATGCATGTCAAATAATGCTGTTACTATCATGCtagattaggattgactttcCAATAAATATATAGCAACATGATCAGTGAAGATAACTACTTTTGATTCTGACTTGTACGTTACATAGAAAAGGAAAATTTAACCTGCATGCTTATTCTCTTACCCATCTAATCAAATAGTTCCTTTTGTCGTTTAATAAGGAACTAAGTCAACCAGGTTGCTATTAATGAAGGTCAATGGATAAACTAGTGTTGCATAGGGATTAGTACTGGTTTTCAACTGGGAACTACACACAATGCTTTCACTTGGTGACATTTTATTAAATTACTATGTCTGTTTAAACTTTAATTGGTATTTGCCAATAACAATCTTGCTAGACTTGTTTGTAACCATAGTTTTGTTGCAATATTGTTAGTTAATTAATATCAACTAACATTTAGCAgctttgcattttattttgttaatagcTTTCAAAGTTATGacattcttaattttgtttaaacttTTGCAGGATCCTGcttaattcattgtatttaaaAAACTAAGGGCTGTGTTGTAATGAGTTAGTGCTTGAATTCATTCTTCCCGGTCTGATGGAGAAGGAGGCTTCACCTAAGGAAAATATCGCAAGTCTTGTGGATGCTCAAGATTTGGACAAAGATACACTTGCTCTTCAGAAAGATCAGGGTGAACcatcaaaggagacaaaaaCTCCGAGTATAAGCACTGGTGGTCCCAAGTTAGACAATGATGGTGGAGAAGATGTACTAATTGATAAGACAGCCAGGAGCGGGGATGTGAAGTCTAAAGATGGGGGCAAAAACTTGGACAATAACCCAAGTCATGGTGACATAGGTGGGAAGATTGATGAGAGTAGGGATTTGGAATCAAATGTTCAAGACAAAGAATTAGACTCCGATAAGGGACAAAAGGACTCTGCTCATAAGGTGGAGtacaaagaacaagaaaaattgCACAAAGATGGTTTACATGATAGCTTGGGTAGGAAGGCGGATGAAAGCAAGGATTTGGAGTCCAAAAATCAGGAGGAGACAAATCAAACCATAGATGAAATTCTTGGTGAGGAGGAAGAGCAAGAGCCAGTGTTTGATGGAAACGAGATTCCTGGGATGGCAGCCAACAGAAGTAGGTCCACTCATTCTTTAGATCTTGATTCAGAGAACCAGGGGGTAGTTAAAAAGGCAGTGGCACTTAAAAACCTTGTTAAGGTTAAAGGTGTAGTTGTGGTCTCCACATTTCTGCGTCGCCTTTCTGGCAAAAGAGATGAAGATGGTGATGCAGAAAACAAAGCTGCACAGAGGGAGGAAGTCACTGAAGGACGAGCACAAGCTATAGCCATAAAAGGAAGAATTATTCTGTACACAAGATTAGGATGCCAGGACTGCAAAGAGACTAGGTTATTTTTCTACAGGAAGAAGCTCCCATATGTTGAGATCAATATTGATGTGTATCCCAGTAGAAAGCTTGAGTTAGAGAAATTTGCTGGGTCTTATGCTGTTCCAAAGGTTTTCTTCAATGAAATCCTGATTGGAGGCTTAAGTGAGCTAAAGGGCTTGGACGAGTCTGGAAAACTTGATGAGAAGATTGAATATCTGATTAGTGAAGCACCGTCATCTGAAGCTCCTTTGCCGCCACTTTCGGGTGAAGACGATTTGTCCAACAGTGGAGCTATTG encodes the following:
- the LOC137718097 gene encoding uncharacterized protein, whose protein sequence is MEKEASPKENIASLVDAQDLDKDTLALQKDQGEPSKETKTPSISTGGPKLDNDGGEDVLIDKTARSGDVKSKDGGKNLDNNPSHGDIGGKIDESRDLESNVQDKELDSDKGQKDSAHKVEYKEQEKLHKDGLHDSLGRKADESKDLESKNQEETNQTIDEILGEEEEQEPVFDGNEIPGMAANRSRSTHSLDLDSENQGVVKKAVALKNLVKVKGVVVVSTFLRRLSGKRDEDGDAENKAAQREEVTEGRAQAIAIKGRIILYTRLGCQDCKETRLFFYRKKLPYVEINIDVYPSRKLELEKFAGSYAVPKVFFNEILIGGLSELKGLDESGKLDEKIEYLISEAPSSEAPLPPLSGEDDLSNSGAIDELALLARKMKEFVDVKDRFHKMRRFTNCFSGSEAVDFLSEDQYLEREEAIEFGRKLASKLFFQNVLEENLFEDGNHLYRFLDDDPIVSQCQNIPRGIIDVKPKPILEIASRLRFLCFAILEAYVSEDGKHVDYRSIHGSEEFARYMRIVEELQRVEVKDMKREERLAFFINLFNMMAIHAILVWGHPAGAIERKRMFGDFNYVVGGSTYSLSAIQNGILRGNQRPPYNLMKPFGAKDKRSLVALPYPEPLIHFALVCGTRSGPALRCYSPGDIDKELMEAARDFLRNGGLFIDFGSKVASANKILKWFSIDFGKNDVEVLKHSSNYLDPAVSEALLEFLADSQLKVIYQPYDWGLNC